The following coding sequences lie in one Phaenicophaeus curvirostris isolate KB17595 chromosome 5, BPBGC_Pcur_1.0, whole genome shotgun sequence genomic window:
- the BRMS1L gene encoding breast cancer metastasis-suppressor 1-like protein produces MPVHSREKKENNHDEMEVDYGENEGSSSEEEETESSSVSEEGDSSEMDDEDCERRRMECLDEMSNLEKQFTDLKDQLYKERLSQVDAKLQEVIAGKAPEYLEPLAALQENMQIRTKVAGIYRELCLESVKNKYECEIQASRQHCESEKLLLYDTVQSELEEKIRRLEEDRHSIDITSELWNDELQSRKKRKDPFSPDKKKPVVVSGPYIVYMLQDLDILEDWTTIRKAMATLGPHRVKPEPPVKLEKHLHSARSEEGRLYYDGEWYGRGQTICIDKKDECPTSAIITTINHDEVWFKRPDGSKSKLYISQLQKGKYSIKHNHN; encoded by the exons ATGCCGGTCCATTCGcgggagaagaaggagaacaACCACGATGAGATGGAGGTGGACTACGGGGAGAACGAGGGCAGCAGCTCGGAGGAAGAGGAGACCGAGAGCTCGTCCGTGTCCGAGGAGGGGGACAGCTCAG aaATGGATGATGAGGACTGTGAAAGAAGAAGAATGGAGTGTTTAGATGAAATGTCCAATCTTGAAAAGCAATTTACAGACCTTAAAGACCA aCTTTACAAAGAAAGATTAAGCCAAGTGGATGCAAAATTACAAGAGGTCATAGCTGGAAAAGCACCTGAATATTTAGAACCATTGGCAGCTTTACAAGAAAATATGCAAATCCGAACCAAGGTGGCAG GTATCTATAGAGAGCTTTGTCTGGAATCTGTGAAGAACAAGTATGAATGTGAAATTCAAGCCTCTCGACAACACTGTGAG AGTGAAAAGCTTCTGTTGTATGATACTGTACAAAGTGAACTAGAAGAGAAGATTAGAAGACTCGAAGAAGACAGACATAGCATTGACATTACCTCAG AATTATGGAATGATGAGCTGCAgtccaggaagaaaaggaaagatccATTTAGTCCAGATAAGAAGAAACCTGTTGTTGTATCAG GCCCCTATATAGTTTATATGCTACAAGACCTTGATATCCTTGAAGACTGGACGACGATAAGGAAG GCGATGGCTACACTGGGGCCACACAGAGTTAAGCCAGAAC CACCTGTCAAATTAGAAAAGCATCTACATAGTGCTAGATCTGAAGAAGGAAGACTCTATTATGATGGAGAGTGGTATGGACGTGGACAGACAATATGCATTGATAAGAAAGATGAATGTCCTACAAG TGCCATAATTACAACAATTAACCATGATGAAGTTTGGTTTAAAAGACCGGATGGAAGCAAGTCCAAGCTGTATATTTCTCAgctacagaaaggaaaatattcaatAAAGCATAACCACAACTGA